From a single Rickettsia endosymbiont of Cantharis rufa genomic region:
- the ftsY gene encoding signal recognition particle-docking protein FtsY, with protein sequence MISIFSKLKQSLSKTSSKISEGIDKIFYKKKLDDETLEELEELLISSDMSISAVTKIIEEFKTIKFDKEIDSNTVKKTLAKLIEQRLSKSEIPFTLNENKLNVILVCGVNGAGKTTTIGKLAAIYSAQEKKVAVAACDTFRAAAINQLSTWVDRANALLITGEESADPASVAYRAIEESTKQNIDILFIDTAGRLHNKKNLMDELAKIVKVIKKLDESVPTHSILVIDAITGQNTYNQVEYFDGATNLTGLIVTKLDGSAKAGVIVGVVQKFNLPVYFIGIGEKIEDLKIFNRHDFAKSLVGL encoded by the coding sequence ATGATTTCGATATTTAGTAAATTAAAACAAAGTTTATCTAAAACTTCTAGTAAAATATCGGAAGGTATCGACAAAATATTTTACAAGAAAAAATTAGACGATGAAACTCTAGAAGAGCTAGAAGAGTTGCTTATCTCTAGCGATATGAGCATTTCAGCCGTAACTAAAATTATAGAGGAATTTAAAACAATAAAATTTGACAAGGAAATAGATAGTAACACGGTAAAAAAAACTCTTGCTAAGTTGATAGAACAGCGGCTATCAAAATCAGAAATTCCTTTTACTTTAAATGAGAATAAATTAAACGTAATTTTAGTTTGCGGTGTTAACGGAGCAGGAAAAACTACGACTATAGGTAAGCTTGCTGCAATCTATTCAGCACAAGAAAAAAAAGTAGCAGTTGCAGCCTGTGATACTTTTAGAGCAGCTGCCATAAATCAACTAAGCACTTGGGTGGATAGAGCAAATGCACTACTTATTACCGGCGAAGAATCGGCTGATCCTGCAAGCGTTGCTTACCGCGCGATAGAAGAGTCGACAAAACAAAATATCGATATACTTTTTATCGATACAGCAGGCAGGCTTCATAATAAAAAAAACTTAATGGACGAACTCGCCAAGATCGTAAAAGTTATAAAAAAATTAGATGAGAGTGTACCTACGCATAGCATTTTAGTAATTGATGCTATTACCGGACAAAATACTTATAACCAAGTCGAGTATTTTGATGGTGCTACTAATTTGACGGGGCTTATCGTAACTAAATTAGACGGCAGTGCTAAAGCGGGAGTAATTGTCGGAGTAGTGCAGAAATTTAATTTACCCGTGTACTTTATCGGCATAGGCGAGAAAATAGAGGACTTAAAAATATTCAACCGACATGATTTTGCTAAAAGTTTGGTTGGGTTGTGA
- a CDS encoding outer membrane protein assembly factor BamE, producing the protein MKIFITYIFSILAFFSLSGCKTIENRGQSIDDSALVKLESKKLNKVEVVELIGTPSMVPEYSQNTWYYVERVMSQRAWLNPKIEKQTIVKITFDANNFMQEIVVIDDSHKQDIEMVREYTRTYGTELNGLQKFVKNLGRFNKTTDGNKNKSKGKKK; encoded by the coding sequence ATGAAAATTTTTATAACATACATTTTTAGTATATTAGCCTTTTTTTCCTTAAGCGGCTGCAAAACTATTGAAAATAGAGGGCAATCCATAGATGATTCGGCACTTGTAAAATTAGAGTCTAAAAAACTAAACAAAGTGGAAGTCGTAGAATTAATTGGTACGCCTAGTATGGTACCCGAATATTCCCAAAACACTTGGTATTATGTCGAAAGAGTGATGTCTCAAAGAGCTTGGCTTAACCCAAAAATTGAAAAGCAAACAATAGTAAAAATTACATTTGATGCTAATAATTTTATGCAGGAAATAGTAGTAATAGATGACTCTCATAAACAAGATATAGAAATGGTCCGTGAATATACTAGGACATATGGAACAGAACTTAACGGGCTACAAAAATTTGTTAAAAATCTAGGTAGATTCAATAAAACTACCGACGGAAACAAAAATAAAAGCAAGGGTAAGAAGAAATAA
- the rpmF gene encoding 50S ribosomal protein L32, with amino-acid sequence MAVPKKKTSKSRRNMRRSHLALGKVNVIVDSQTGEYKLPHHISSVDGTYNNRQVVTKKIEAEEEVVS; translated from the coding sequence ATGGCAGTTCCAAAGAAAAAAACATCGAAATCAAGACGTAATATGAGACGTTCGCACTTAGCACTCGGCAAAGTTAACGTGATAGTTGATTCACAAACAGGTGAGTATAAACTTCCGCATCATATTTCTTCAGTAGACGGTACTTACAATAATCGTCAAGTAGTAACAAAAAAAATTGAAGCTGAAGAAGAAGTAGTATCTTAA
- a CDS encoding beta-ketoacyl-ACP synthase III gives MTCKIIGCGGYLPSKIASNDELAKFVDTNDEWIRTRTGITQRHIAGDTEYTSHLALKSAEKAIADAGISANDIDLIITCTTTPDNSFPSVATKLQGYLGLANIPSFDLQAVCAGFVYGLQVANSLISSGKYKTILLIGAEKMTPLLDWNDRSTCVLFGDGAGSVILQCSSDDSGLIDSNIFSSGADYEILYTSGGVSMNGTSGKIIMQGQKLFRHAIEKMQQSIEELLHDNQFSVSNIDYFIPHQANIRIINKLAESLNLPEHKIVKTVEKHANCSAASIPLALSTLKASGKIKKGDIILFSAIGAGLTWGSALIRW, from the coding sequence ATGACCTGTAAAATTATTGGCTGCGGCGGATATCTTCCTTCAAAAATAGCTAGTAATGACGAGCTTGCAAAATTTGTAGATACTAACGATGAATGGATTAGAACAAGAACAGGTATTACGCAGCGTCATATAGCAGGTGATACAGAATATACTTCCCATCTTGCTTTAAAATCAGCTGAAAAAGCTATAGCAGATGCGGGGATATCAGCAAATGATATTGATTTAATTATTACATGTACTACTACCCCGGATAATAGCTTCCCTTCGGTTGCCACTAAACTTCAAGGTTATCTTGGTTTAGCTAATATACCATCTTTTGATTTACAAGCCGTATGTGCCGGTTTTGTGTATGGATTGCAAGTAGCAAATTCCCTTATTTCATCCGGTAAATATAAAACTATTTTGCTTATAGGTGCTGAAAAAATGACACCGCTGTTAGATTGGAATGATCGTTCTACTTGCGTTTTATTCGGTGATGGAGCGGGTAGCGTAATATTACAGTGTAGTAGTGATGACTCCGGTTTAATAGACAGTAATATCTTCTCAAGCGGGGCTGATTATGAAATACTATACACAAGCGGTGGTGTCAGTATGAACGGTACTAGCGGTAAAATTATTATGCAGGGGCAGAAATTATTTCGCCATGCAATAGAAAAAATGCAACAATCTATAGAAGAGTTGTTGCATGATAATCAATTTAGCGTAAGCAATATTGATTATTTTATACCTCATCAAGCAAATATACGTATTATTAATAAACTTGCCGAATCATTAAACCTACCCGAACATAAAATAGTAAAAACCGTTGAGAAGCACGCCAATTGTTCAGCGGCTTCTATTCCTCTTGCTTTAAGTACTCTAAAAGCATCAGGCAAAATAAAAAAGGGTGATATTATACTATTTTCAGCTATCGGTGCTGGTCTAACTTGGGGCAGTGCATTAATAAGATGGTGA
- the pal gene encoding peptidoglycan-associated lipoprotein Pal produces MKITKITLTFLALFVLAGCNTTKRAPQMDGMMNQSEETSLMKDFEKHAGNAVWFAFDSSSLSPKAKEELERQACWLSKHPEVKATVEGHADERGTREYNLGLGERRAAVAKKFLAHKGIDHNRLNTISYGKDRPAMMGNTEEAFACNRRAVTVVHH; encoded by the coding sequence ATGAAAATAACAAAAATTACATTAACTTTTCTTGCATTATTTGTGCTTGCAGGGTGTAATACAACAAAAAGAGCGCCTCAAATGGACGGTATGATGAATCAAAGTGAAGAAACATCATTAATGAAAGATTTCGAGAAGCATGCAGGGAATGCAGTATGGTTTGCTTTTGATAGTTCTTCTTTATCACCAAAAGCTAAAGAAGAGTTAGAAAGACAAGCTTGCTGGTTATCAAAGCATCCCGAAGTAAAAGCTACTGTTGAAGGGCACGCGGATGAAAGAGGTACTAGAGAGTACAACTTAGGTCTAGGTGAAAGAAGAGCAGCAGTAGCGAAAAAATTCTTAGCTCATAAGGGAATTGATCATAACAGATTAAATACAATCTCTTACGGTAAAGATAGACCTGCTATGATGGGTAACACTGAAGAAGCTTTTGCTTGTAATCGTAGAGCTGTAACAGTTGTACATCACTAA
- a CDS encoding LptF/LptG family permease: MINLKTLSWYLTKLYSKCFVIILFLLIGLLIISNIFDLLQKFKNIYAPFSFFWRLVLYKIPYLLGQVSSLISFTAMLFFLRNLTKNNELTAILSSGIHIWQVLVIPCIVTLILGIVFMTILNPIGTTGLQKYDLLEAKLTKKALSEGIISRSGLLFFEALNDENQIIQTQFINVAEKKLNNITILFVDSNNSFLKRIDALYGIIENKTLHLNRVKVFTKEKTTTYNNLTIQTNLSINSLVNKFIRPEMVSIWNLPKLINELLNSGLPTINYQIYYYKQLFKPVMMTATVILASCFISLKQRDNSQEKILILGLFSGFIVYSLSEILLKILTYNNLSLIAAILLPSMLIFFISNFIILHYKEI; this comes from the coding sequence ATGATTAATCTAAAAACACTTTCTTGGTATCTTACTAAATTATATTCTAAGTGTTTCGTTATTATATTATTTCTTTTAATCGGTCTGTTAATTATCTCAAATATTTTTGATCTTTTGCAAAAATTCAAAAATATTTATGCCCCTTTTAGTTTTTTTTGGAGACTTGTCTTATATAAAATTCCTTATTTATTAGGTCAAGTATCTTCGTTAATTAGTTTTACCGCTATGTTATTTTTTCTTAGAAATCTAACAAAAAATAATGAATTAACAGCTATATTATCTAGCGGTATTCATATTTGGCAAGTGCTTGTTATTCCGTGTATCGTAACTTTAATTTTAGGTATAGTTTTTATGACCATATTGAATCCTATCGGTACTACAGGTTTACAAAAATATGATTTATTAGAAGCAAAACTGACAAAAAAAGCCTTAAGTGAAGGTATAATATCTAGATCCGGTTTATTATTTTTTGAAGCTTTAAATGATGAAAATCAAATCATTCAAACACAATTTATTAATGTTGCCGAGAAAAAATTAAATAATATTACAATTTTATTTGTTGATAGTAATAATTCTTTCTTAAAGAGGATTGATGCATTATACGGTATTATTGAAAATAAAACGTTACATTTAAATAGAGTAAAGGTTTTTACAAAAGAGAAGACCACAACCTACAATAATTTAACTATACAGACAAATTTATCAATTAATAGTTTAGTAAATAAATTTATTCGGCCTGAAATGGTTTCTATTTGGAATTTACCAAAATTAATTAATGAATTATTAAATTCAGGTTTACCGACTATTAATTATCAAATTTATTATTACAAGCAATTATTTAAACCTGTAATGATGACGGCAACTGTCATTTTAGCGAGTTGTTTTATTAGTCTTAAACAGCGTGATAATTCACAAGAAAAAATATTGATATTAGGTTTATTTTCAGGTTTTATAGTATATTCGTTATCAGAAATATTGTTGAAAATACTTACTTATAATAATCTGTCTTTAATTGCTGCCATTTTATTACCTAGTATGCTAATATTTTTTATTAGTAATTTTATTATTTTACATTATAAAGAGATTTGA
- a CDS encoding rod shape-determining protein: MIRKFLEGFSSGMAIDLGTANTIVYQKNRGIVLREPSVIALIKKDGAFVPYAYGHEAKMMLGRTPTDIEAKRPLKDGVIADFKGAEEMIKYFIRMVHNRRSFFGPTIVICVPSGSTPVERRAIQEAAESAGGRDVYLIEEPMAAAIGAGLPVTEATGSMIVDIGGGTTEVAVLSLGGIVYARSVRVGGDKMDEAIISYIRRHYNLLIGEATAEKIKQEIGTAYVDEKVEPRKMEIKGRDLIYGIPKEMVLNEKQIADSLIEPVSQIVEAVKVALEATPPELSSDIVDKGIVLTGGGSLLRNLDFVLSEATKLPVIVADDALSCVALGIGKVLEDFTKLKHVLFKQD; this comes from the coding sequence ATGATAAGGAAATTTTTGGAGGGATTTTCTTCCGGTATGGCTATAGATCTCGGTACGGCAAATACTATTGTCTATCAAAAAAATCGTGGCATTGTTCTCAGAGAGCCTTCTGTTATTGCTTTAATAAAAAAAGACGGTGCTTTTGTGCCTTATGCTTATGGTCATGAAGCAAAAATGATGCTTGGGCGTACTCCTACGGATATTGAAGCAAAAAGGCCTTTAAAAGACGGTGTTATTGCCGATTTTAAAGGTGCAGAAGAAATGATAAAGTATTTTATTAGAATGGTGCATAATCGTCGCTCTTTTTTTGGCCCGACAATTGTTATTTGTGTGCCTTCCGGTTCTACGCCGGTTGAGCGTCGTGCTATCCAAGAAGCAGCGGAAAGTGCGGGTGGTAGGGATGTATATTTAATTGAAGAGCCTATGGCAGCTGCAATCGGAGCAGGGCTCCCCGTAACGGAGGCGACAGGTTCGATGATTGTCGATATTGGAGGAGGTACTACGGAAGTTGCAGTTTTATCACTAGGCGGCATAGTATATGCAAGGTCGGTAAGAGTTGGTGGTGATAAGATGGATGAAGCTATTATTTCATATATAAGAAGACACTATAATTTATTGATAGGTGAGGCTACTGCTGAAAAGATAAAGCAAGAAATAGGCACGGCTTATGTAGATGAAAAGGTTGAACCAAGAAAGATGGAAATTAAAGGGCGTGATTTAATTTACGGTATTCCTAAAGAAATGGTATTGAATGAAAAACAAATTGCTGATAGTCTAATTGAACCAGTAAGTCAAATTGTTGAAGCGGTAAAAGTGGCGCTAGAAGCAACGCCCCCCGAGTTATCTTCAGATATAGTCGATAAAGGAATTGTTCTAACAGGCGGCGGCTCATTATTACGAAACCTTGATTTTGTTCTTAGTGAAGCCACTAAATTGCCAGTGATAGTTGCAGATGACGCCCTTTCTTGTGTGGCACTTGGAATAGGAAAAGTACTTGAAGATTTTACAAAGCTAAAACATGTACTATTTAAACAGGATTAA